CAATGTAACCGTGAACAATACCAACAACCCGGGGCTGAAGGATTACGTAGTGAACTTCACACTATCCCCCCTGTGTATACCCAATATCTCTAAGGTGTACATAACGGATTCCTCAGGCAACCCTCTGTATTTCTGGGCCTTCAACGATTCAACAAATGGAAAAATTTGGTTTTGGGTAAACTACACAGTCCCCGCAAACTCCATTGAACAGTTAGTCGTTCACATAAACGGAACAGGCATTAGTCAATATTTTGACCCATATCGCGTGTTCTGGTACTTTAATGACACCCAAATATCATTGAGGGGGAGGTTCATTAGAGGACAAACGTATCTTGTAAATTACAATACGTATAACTTCATACAATCGGGATACCCCGGATACGCAATGGATACCAATGCCACATTAGGAAAGCCCTCTTTGGGAAGTATAGTTTTACCTACATGGCTTGGCCCATACTTCATCCCCGTCGTAGATAATAATACTGGATACTACTACGGATTGGGGGCCACTGGAAATGATTCAATATATGTAGTCCAGGGAAGCACCCCAGACAGTGTTAACAATGGAGGTTCACCGGTGGGAACCCTACCCTCCTGGGGACCGGGAATTTATTCAATAGTTAACTACCTCTATAATGGCAGTGTGCACACTAAAGTGTATTTTGAAATGTTCGGGTTCATTAATGGTTACTGGGATAGCAGTCTAAGTTTAAGCCAATACCTTATCCTTGGACAACGTTATGGAGGACCAAGCATATACGACTGGATTGGGTTAAGACCCATAGCAAATCCCTCCCCAAAAGTTACAATCCCATCTGACTGTGGAGCAAGTATAGGTGGTGGAGAATACACTTTCACTATCTACTTCCGGCCTTGATACCACTCCACCGTCTTCTTAAGTCCCCCTTCGAGGCTCCACTCGGGCTCGAAGCCGAGCTTCTTGATTTCCGTTATGTCAGCGAGACTGTGCCTTATGTCGCCGGGCCTTGGTTTGTCAAAGACTATCGAGCTCGTCGTCCCGGTTATCTCGATAATTTTCATCGCGAGTTCGAGAATGCTCGTCTGCTTTCCGGTTGCGACGTTGAAGACCCTTCCATTCGCTTTCTTGCTCTCGGCCACGAGAATGTTCGCCCTAACGACGTCCTTCACGTAGATGAAGTCGCGCGTCTGCTTGCCGTCACCGAAGATTACAAGGGGCTCTCCGGCCAGGGCCCTGTTGATGAAAATGCTTATCACTCCCGCGTACTGGTTAAAGCCCTGCCTCGGCCCGAAGACGTTGAAGTAGCGGAGAGAAACCACAGGTAAACCGTAGAGCTTGTGATAAACGCGAAGGTACTCCTCTACCGTCGCCTTAGTCACGCCATAGGGTGAGAGCGGTCTCGGCCGTTCCGTTTCCTTCAGCGGAAGGTTGGGGTTGTCACCGTAGACCGCAGCCGAGGATGCGAATATCAGCTTTCCGTGCCCATCAAGAAGAGCCCTGAGGATGTTGAGGGTTCCAAGGACGTTGACTTCCTCTGTGAAAATCGGGTCGCGTATGCTCTCGACGACGCTCACCTGTGCCGCCTCGTGGAAGACGTAGTCGGCGTTGCTTATCAGCTCGGCTATCGCCTCGTAGTCCCTTATGTCGGCCTTAACCAGCTTTGCACCAGGCGGGATGTTCTCGGCTTTTCCGGTGTAGAGGTTGTCAATAACGATGACATCGTTATCCTTGACCAGCTCCCAGGCTATGTGCGAACCTATGAAGCCGGCTCCCCCGGTGACGACGATTAGCTTGTTCCTCATGTTCAACCCCAGGGAAGTAGAACAGGGCCCCTTAAGTTTCTTTCTCCGAGTAACTCATCCTGAGCTTCACGGCCTTCATCAGGTCCTCCTTCGTAGGGGGCCTCTCGGGAACGTTTGAATAAGCATTAACGAGGTCGTTTATGATAATGATTAGTTTTTCAAGGATGTCCTTGCTCTTGTTCCAGGGCGTTGCGTAGCGGAACTCGATAATCTCCGCAAGGTCGTCCAAGGTGAACTCGCAGATTACCTTCTCGCTGGGACACTCAACGAGAAGCAACTTGCCGTTTTCCAGGACAACCTTAACGTCAACCTTGGGGGCCTTCACCATTGGGCATCACATTACTACATTGGGCACCAACGTACTTTAAGGTTGTGCTCCGTAGCGTTGAAACTTCGGGGCCAGGGGAACACTAAATTGACATTGTAATGTCAACTTCGAAACCATTATAAGGCCCTTATTGACTTAAACGTTGGTAAGGAGCCATGCCGAGCTACATCGTTGTTGGCGGTCAATGGGGAGACGAGGGAAAAGGTTCAATCATAGCATACCTTGCCCTGAAGGACGAGCCCGAAGTCATAGCACGCGGCGGCGTTGGGACGAACGCGGGACACAGCGTTTTTATCAACGGGAAGAAGTACGCGGTGAGACAGCTTCCCACGGGTTTCATGCAAACAAAGGCGAGGCTTCTCGTCGGTGCCGGCGTTCTCGTTGACCCGGAGGTTTTCTTCCACGAGCTTAAACACCTCAGTGACTTCAACGTCGCCGAGAGGGTTGGAATAGACCACCGTTGCGCGATAATCGAGGAGAAGCACAAGCAACTCGACCGCTCCAACAGCCACCTACATGAGAAGATAGGAACGACGGGGAGTGGTTGTGGGCCCGCTAACGCTGATAGGGTCATGAGGAAGGCGAAGCTCGCGAGAGATATTCCGGAGCTCAAGCCCTACCTGACAGACGTCGCCCAGGAAGTGAACGATGCGCTCGACGAGGGGAAGCTTGTCCTCATCGAGGGAACCCAGGGGTTCGGGCTGAGCCTCTACTACGGCACCTACCCCTACGTGACCTCCAAGGACACCACAGCCTCAGCAATAGCGAGCGACGTCGGAATAGGCCCGACGAGGGTTGACGACGTCATAGTGGTCTTCAAGAGCTTTCCGACAAGGGTTGGAGCCGGACCATTCCCGACGGAGATGAGCCAGGAGGAAGCGGAAAAGCTCGGTCTCGTCGAGTACGGAACCGTAACCGGCAGGAGAAGGCGCGTCGGCTGGTTCGATTTCGAGTTCGCCCGCTACTCCGCAAGAATCAACGGAGCGACGATGCTCGCTTTGACGATGCTCGACAAATACGATAGGGAAGCCTTCGGCGTAACCGATTACGATAAACTGCCGAAGAGGGCGAAGGAGTTCGTGGAGGAAATAGAGGAGAGAGTTGGAGTTCCGGTTGGACTCATAAAGACCGGGCCCGAGCTGGAGCACATCATCGACAGGCGAGACGTCATTTGACGGCGTACTTGCCCTCGACCTGGGCCAGCTTGAGCTTTGAGGTGATGCCACTTCCCGGAACGAAATCATGCTCGATTAGCTCCCCTGTGAGGGTGTTGTACTTGCCGAAGTAGATTCCCCTCCTTCCGACTCCTTTTATTCCCGCGTAGCCCTCCTCAAGGTTGTGCGCTATCCACTCAACCTCTATGGTGTCCCCGTAGCTCTTCTTCACGAACTCCGTGAAGGCCTTGGTTATGACGCTCTCGATGTACTGGTAGTCAAAGTCGAGGACCTCTCCGCTCGTCCTGTGAACCGTCAGCCGTCCAAAGGCCTTCACACCGGTAAATTCAACCTCCCAGTGGTCGGACAGCTTGAGGCCTTCAATTGAGGGGCTCGGCTCGACTTCGCGGATTTTGGAGAGCGCAATTTCCTCAACGACCTCCTTTTTGAGGAAGCGGTCGAGTTCCTGAATTTCGCCGGAGCGGGAGACGAAGACCTTAACGACGTCCCTGTCGCCCTCAAGGGTGAGTGTAAACCCTTTCTCAACCTCCTCGGTGAAGAGGACACTGTAACGGCGGTACTTCCTGACCGCGAGTTCAACCGCCACACTGGAACCTATTTCAAGGGCCGTCTCAAGGATTTCCCCGGTCTCACCGTCGTATGCTAAGTACGCCCTGAGGCCGTTGCCTTCAAACTCGGCCCTGACGACCTCGTGGTCCATAACCTGACAGGACTTCAGCTCAAGGTCTTTGACGACATCCAAAATTTCACCCGCGGTCTTCCTAAGGAACTCCTCGGGAGAACCCAGGTTCCTTGTGTCAACGATTTCACCCGTCTTCTGGTCGAGTTTCAGGACGAGAACCCTTCCGTTGGCCAGAATGTCAACGAAGACAGCACTGGGGCGCCTCTCAACGCCTATGACATGCCCATCGCTGTACTTTGAAAGAACGACCTCGAGCATTGCCTCCTCGGTGAGGACGGGCTGGAACCTCCTGACGCTTCCGCTGTAAGAGTTCAGCTCTATCTCGAAGAGATACCTCCTGGCCTTGCCCCTCATCAGGGTAAAGCGTCCCCTGCGGACGATTTCCAGGGTAAGGGGCTCTTCACCGAGTTCAGCCCTGACGCGCTCCCTCGCCAGCTTAACGAGCTCTTCCTCGCCGAGGGGCTCTCCCTCAGCACTCACGCGACCGACCGTGAAGTCGAAGGAAACCCTAACAGTTCTGGGCCCAATGGAGAAGAGGATTACCGCGCCCTCGGGCACGTAGGCTTTCCTTGAGTGAAGAACCCGCAGGTCGAGCCATCCCTTTCTAACGGCCTCCTCAACGACGGGCTTCGTTGGGTCCGTTTCCTCCCCGACCTCCACTTCCGTCGCCAGAACGGTTGCAACGTCCTCCAGGAGAACCTTCATCGCAAGGCCCTTGAGCTCACCGTCAACGTTCAGTACGACCTTTTTCCCATCATAAAACGCCTTACCGCTCTCGTTTTCCCTCGACCACGAGACGACGTAGACGGGTTTGAACTTCAGTTTTAGACCCTCAAGCTTGATTTCCTCCGGCCGAACGCTGAACTTGTAGGACACGACCCGCTTTGCCTCGTCCACGAGCTTTTGGGACGAGACCGGCTCCACAAGTGGGCCGTCGAGGACAAACTCTTTCAGCTTCTCCGGCCTCTCGCGCTCGGGAAGGAACTTCTCAAGAAGGGTTTTCGGCGGTTCAATCTCGTAGCGGTTGAAAGCCTCGGCAAGCCATTCGGGTCCGAGCACGGTAACACCGTCGAGACCGTAGTCAAGCCCGTCAAGGGTTATCAGGACAACCCTCCCGTGCCCGGACAGTGCCTTTTCAAGCCAGTCCCTCCGGGGTTTTCCGCGCAATAATGCAACGGCAAGCGTTTCCTTTCCGTGGAACGGGTCCTCCCTCTCGCCGGTGACTATCACGAGGCGCGATTTACCTCTTCTCTTGTACTCCCTCCCGGTTTCATTAAAGCCGGCCCTGTTAAGGAGCTCGGCAAGGCCTTCCACTATGAAATCCTCGGGTGCAAGCAGTATTATCGAAGGTTCCCAGGGCATAGTGACTCCCCGTAAGAATTCGGTGGGGAGGGATAAATAGTTTATGGCACGTAAAAAGGGGTTAATAATCACTTCGAGTAAGCCCTATCCACGAGCCATCTAACGATTGTCCTGTGAAAGTCATCCGCCCACTCGGGGTCATCGAATATCTCGTGGTAGGCTCCCTCAAATTCCCGGAGCGTTTTGTCTTTCACCTTAAGCCTTTCAAAGAGCCTTCTTGAGCCTTCAGGGGGCGTTATCACGTCCCCGGTTCCAACGAGCAGGAGAACCGGGACTTCTATTCTCTCCACTTCAAGGTGCGCCAGCTCCATGTTAACGAAGATGCTCCTTCCGAGCTTCGCCGAAATCCTGTCGTGGACGAGCGGGTCCTCAACGTACCTCCTCACGGCATCTTTGTTCCTTGAGAGAAGTTCAGGTTTTATGCCGTTGGAGAGAACAAGGCCGGGGGCGACCTTTCCGAGGAACTTCGCGAGGGCCACCATAAAGCCCGGCGTTTCCGGACTCTTAGCGAGGGCTGGAGACGAAGCTATTACTCCCCTAATCTTGTCGGGTCTCGTCTCAGCGTATCGGATAACGGTCAAACCGCCGAGACTGTGGCCGAAGAGAAAAGGCTTCTCACCTAATTCCTCAATTATGTAATCAATTATTTCCATAGCTTCCTCGACGCTCGTGTGCCCTCTCTTGCCAGGACTCTTGCCGTGTCCGGGCCAGTCGAAGGTGTAAACCGCGAAGCCGGCCTCGTTGAGCTCCCTAATCAGTCGTTCGTACCTTCCGCTGTGCTCCCCAAGGCCGTGAACGAGGACGACCCAACCGAGCTCCGGTTCGCCGAACTTTTCCCTGTAAACCTCCATCTCAATCACCTAGCCAGACCCGTTTAAGGGGGAGAACGTCAAAATCTTCATCTTCACTAACTATCGCTTGGAGACCGTTGTTCTCTATAACCGCAACGTGGAGGGCATCGGAGGGGCGGAGGTTGTACTGGAAGATAACCCCCTTGGCTGTTAAATAGTCCTGAAACGTTAGTGGAAGAACTCTAACCGCGGGCAGAACGATGTCGTCTATGAACTCGAGTGTATCCTTGTAAGCTATTCCGTACTTGCGCTTTGAGACGTGGATTAGTTCATCAAGAACCAGCACGTCCGTGTAGAGTTCATGCTTCTGAGTAAGGTCAGCGTAGAATTCATCGAGCTCGTCGGCGATATCATCTGGAATCCGCGAGTTGAGATAAACGAAAAGGTTTGTATCGATGAAGAGCTTCATTCCTCAATCCCCCAGACCTCGTCAAACTCGTCTTCAAGGCTTATCCCCTTCAGCTCTCCCAGTTTTGCCGGCTTAGTGCCTCTTCGCTTCTCGTGATACTCCTTGAGCTTTCTAAGGAGTTCCTCTTTGCTCGGTGGTTTTTTGATGACGAGACCTTCCTCCGTAGGCTCAACTATGACTTCCCCGCCCTCCTTTATGCCGTAGGCCTCGCGAAAAACCTTGGGGATGACAATCTGTCCCTTGGGGCCTACCTTCAAGCGTATGCTAACCAAAGGTATCACCCTGTATAACTCGCGGTTCAACAAAATAAAGCTTTCGAGAAAAGTCAAGAGGAAAACGCGCTCTCCCTGAGCTTCTCGTTGACAAATCGGACGAGCTTCTCAACGTCCCGTTCAATGGTATCGGGCTCGGGTTTCATGAGGACGTAGAAGACGTTTGTTTTAGGCGTCAGGGAGACGTGCTTGACGTTGTGGGGGTTTGAAAGGCTCTCGACGAGCTCCTTAAGTTTGATTACGTCCCGCTTCTTCTCGTAGAGTGCCTCGTATTCCTTGCCGGCTATCTCAATTGTCTCTCTCTGGAGAAAGTCCTCGTTCTCGATGTTCGGGCTGAGCCGGTAGTAGCCCTTCTGGATTAGGTGGGCCTCGCGCTTAATCTCTGCGAAGGGTCTGATGACAAAGTAAATCTTGTCGTGCCTGCTCGTGAGGAGAGCAACCGGGAAGTAGAGGAGGCTGTGCCTCGGGAGGAGCGTTAGCGTGTACTCGAACTTCCTGATGTTGTCGCGGTTGACCTTATACACCGCCCGGAAGCCGATGTAGCCACCGAGCCACACGTAGTCCTTGTCCTCGGGCTTTACAACCTCCTCGATTGAGCGGAGGTAGTGTTGCATCAGCTGGAGATTGAGCTTCCGGCCCTTGTAGAACTGAATCGATGTCAGCGCGGCAACAACCATGAGCGCGAACAGCAGGGTTGGACTTATTTCCATCATACATCACCCGGGTAATACCTCTGGAGTGTAGTGTCGTCGAGTATTTCAAACTTTCCTATTCCCGCTTCCTCGAGTACCTTCACGATGTCCTTGATTATCCTCGCCTGAACCGGCCAGGCGAGGGCGCTTGAAACCGGACCTGGAGGAGTGTTCCGGGCGAAGGCGAGGTATATCTGTATCCCCTCCTCATCTTCAATAATCGTCGAAACGAGCCCCTCGCTCACGATGTCAACCCCGGTGAAGGGGTTCTTAACTGATTTCAGCAACTCAAGAACCTCCTCCTTCAAGAATCATTCCCCCGAGCCTTCTGAGCCAGTCGAGGCCCCTCGGCTCCTCCGCGAACATCGGGAGCTTTATGACGTCTATGCCCCTGAACTTCCGCTCGACCTCTTCGAGAACCCTCTTCTGGGCCTCCATCTTGACCTTCAGCTCCGGAACCTCTTCCTTGAGCTGGATTACCTTGTTCACCACTATGAGCCTCAGCGGGACGTTGAACTTCTTCAGGCTCCCGTAGGCCCTCTCGGTCTCGTAGAGCGGGAGCATCTCGGGGTTCATAACGGCAACGACGCTCGTTTTCTCGGGGTTGGTTATCACCTTCTCGACGAATTCAACTTCCCTCCTGTACTGGAGGAGCTCCCTCATAACGGGGTCTTCCGCCTCGTCTTTCGGGAGCTTGAACTTCTCCCCGTCTATCTCGTACTCTTCCTCCCCCTTGATTTTGGCTATCGCCTTCCTCCTCTGGAGTATCTTGCGCCTTATGTCAATCAGCTTGTCTGCCCATATCAGGGAAATCCTCGGAAGGGCGAGAACGCGGAGCGTTAGGCCCGTGGGAGGAGTATCGAAGACGATAACGTCCCACTTGTCACCTTCGCTCAGGATTTCCCTTATGGCCTCAAGCGTCGCGTACTCCTCGATTCCCGGGGAGTAGCTGAGGACCTCGAAGTACTTCTCGAGGTTTATGACTGTCAGATAGCGGTACATGTTCTTGAGGTTCTTCTCGAGGTGCTTGAGATAGGCCTTAATCAGCTTCTCCATGTCGAGTTCGCTCGCGTAGAGGTTGTCGAGGATTCTCTTAGGCTTGTCGTTCAGCTTCTCCATGAGGACGTCGCCGAGGTTGTGGGCGGGGTCGAGGGACACTATCAGCGTTTTGTATCCCCTCTCGGCCAATCCAACGGCTATTGAAGCGCTCGTCGTGGTTTTGCCGACCCCACCCTTTCCTATGACAAAAAGGACCCTGAAGCCCTCCTTGGGAACGAGGTACTCCCTCATGCTACCACCTCAGTCTATATCGAACATTCCGGCGACTTCAGCGAAGACGTCGTCGAGGTTCACGGCGCGACTCTCCATAACGCGGATTTCCTTGACCATGTGGGGCATGAGCCTCATGACGAGCGTGGTTGGTGGACTTGGGATTCCCACGAACGAACCCATCAGGATGAGCGCGAAGACGTTCTCGAGTTCCCTCAACTCGAACTCTATGTACTCCGTCGATTGATGCTTGAAGGCCTCGCCGAATCCCTTCAAGAAGTCACGAATCTTCTGCAAGCTCTCACCTCCAGAAGGAAAAAGGAAAGAACGAAAGCCTCAGCTGGCCATCGCGGCGTACTCCTCGGCCGGCTTCTTCCATGCCACGTACCAGTCGATGACCAGCATCAGGTTCAGGAGCAGGCCCACGATGGTTATAATGCTGACCCAAGTCTGCCCCTTGGGTATCGAGACGTAGACGAGGAACCATATCAGTGCCGCGGTCACTGTAATCCAAAGGAAGAGCGCTGGGATTATCACCGCCCACTTCCAGGTGCCCTTTGGATTCTGGACCTTTGCAACCCAGAGAGATGCCGTCATGAGGGCAATGCTGGCGAGCATCTGGTTCATACCGCTGAAGGCCGGCCAGATGATGAGCCAGTTGCCTCCCCAGGCCATGTAGATTCCGAAGAACACGAGGATTAGTGACGCGACCCACTTGTTCTTGAGAGCCTCTAATATGTTGTTTAGGGTCTTCAGGATTCCTAGTAGTTTGGATTCTTTCTTCTCCTTTGACTCTCTTAACTTCTGTTCTTCCTCTTTTATCTTCGCCTGGATTCCACCAATGGCCATCTCCATGATTTCCTGCCAGGCAAAGCGACCGAGCCTCGTCGCAGTGTCGAGCGTGGTCAGGGCGAACGCCGCGACCCAGAGGCTCGCGAAGAGCGCCGCACCCTCCGCGGAGACTCCAAAGGCGTTGTGGACACCGAGGGCGTAGCTCTTGGCGAAGATTCCGACCTTGAGCTTGTGGGAGACGACCTGAATGGCGTACTGGCTTCCCCAGTTGTCGTAGGTAACCGGTATCTTGAGGGTCTGGAAGACCTGGAGTCCGTAGACGGCTATGGACGATATAACGAGCGTTGAGAGGAAGCCCTCGGTGAACATTCCACCGTAGCCGACCATGAGGCCGTGAAGCTCGTTGTCAAGCTGTTTGCTGGTTGTTCCCGAGCCGACGATGGAGTGGAATCCGCTCAGCGCTCCACAGGCGATGACCAGTGGAATCGTTGGCCAGAACGGTGAGGGCTTGCCACCGACGACGTTGGCGCTCCAGCTGGTGAAGGCCGGTGCCGTGAAGGTTCCGACACCCTTAATTCCGACGATTATGAAGGCAAGGCCACCGAGAATCAGTCCAAACCAGAGTATGTAGGCGTTGAGGTAGTCCCTGGGCTGGAGCAGAATCCAGACGGGCAGTGAGGAGGCTATGATGACGTACAGACCGAGGGCGATGAGCCAGGTGTGGGTGCTGGCGTGTATCGGGTACTTGAAGCCGACGTATATTGCACCGATGAGCATCAGGATTCCTATTACAGTACCAAGCTTGAAGTCAATCTGCCACTTGTAGAGGAGCAGGCCGAGGATTACCGCAACGAGCATGAAGAGCCATGAGGCCGTTGCCGCTCCAGGAGTGCTGTAGAAGATACCGCTGATGACCGCTCCGAAGGCCGCGACGACGAGCACGAGCGAGAACCAGACGTAGAGCTCGAAGGCCATGCTAGTCCTCTTGCTCATGAGCTTTCCTGCAATCCACTGGACAGACTTACCATCGTAGCGCACAGATGACATCAGTGCCAGATAGTCATGAACGGCACCGATGAAGACGTTTCCGAAC
The Thermococcus sp. 21S9 DNA segment above includes these coding regions:
- a CDS encoding SDR family oxidoreductase, coding for MRNKLIVVTGGAGFIGSHIAWELVKDNDVIVIDNLYTGKAENIPPGAKLVKADIRDYEAIAELISNADYVFHEAAQVSVVESIRDPIFTEEVNVLGTLNILRALLDGHGKLIFASSAAVYGDNPNLPLKETERPRPLSPYGVTKATVEEYLRVYHKLYGLPVVSLRYFNVFGPRQGFNQYAGVISIFINRALAGEPLVIFGDGKQTRDFIYVKDVVRANILVAESKKANGRVFNVATGKQTSILELAMKIIEITGTTSSIVFDKPRPGDIRHSLADITEIKKLGFEPEWSLEGGLKKTVEWYQGRK
- a CDS encoding adenylosuccinate synthetase, with the protein product MPSYIVVGGQWGDEGKGSIIAYLALKDEPEVIARGGVGTNAGHSVFINGKKYAVRQLPTGFMQTKARLLVGAGVLVDPEVFFHELKHLSDFNVAERVGIDHRCAIIEEKHKQLDRSNSHLHEKIGTTGSGCGPANADRVMRKAKLARDIPELKPYLTDVAQEVNDALDEGKLVLIEGTQGFGLSLYYGTYPYVTSKDTTASAIASDVGIGPTRVDDVIVVFKSFPTRVGAGPFPTEMSQEEAEKLGLVEYGTVTGRRRRVGWFDFEFARYSARINGATMLALTMLDKYDREAFGVTDYDKLPKRAKEFVEEIEERVGVPVGLIKTGPELEHIIDRRDVI
- a CDS encoding alpha/beta hydrolase; the protein is MEVYREKFGEPELGWVVLVHGLGEHSGRYERLIRELNEAGFAVYTFDWPGHGKSPGKRGHTSVEEAMEIIDYIIEELGEKPFLFGHSLGGLTVIRYAETRPDKIRGVIASSPALAKSPETPGFMVALAKFLGKVAPGLVLSNGIKPELLSRNKDAVRRYVEDPLVHDRISAKLGRSIFVNMELAHLEVERIEVPVLLLVGTGDVITPPEGSRRLFERLKVKDKTLREFEGAYHEIFDDPEWADDFHRTIVRWLVDRAYSK
- a CDS encoding type II toxin-antitoxin system VapC family toxin gives rise to the protein MKLFIDTNLFVYLNSRIPDDIADELDEFYADLTQKHELYTDVLVLDELIHVSKRKYGIAYKDTLEFIDDIVLPAVRVLPLTFQDYLTAKGVIFQYNLRPSDALHVAVIENNGLQAIVSEDEDFDVLPLKRVWLGD
- a CDS encoding AbrB/MazE/SpoVT family DNA-binding domain-containing protein, translated to MIPLVSIRLKVGPKGQIVIPKVFREAYGIKEGGEVIVEPTEEGLVIKKPPSKEELLRKLKEYHEKRRGTKPAKLGELKGISLEDEFDEVWGIEE
- a CDS encoding iron-sulfur cluster assembly protein; this encodes MKEEVLELLKSVKNPFTGVDIVSEGLVSTIIEDEEGIQIYLAFARNTPPGPVSSALAWPVQARIIKDIVKVLEEAGIGKFEILDDTTLQRYYPGDV
- a CDS encoding ArsA family ATPase; its protein translation is MREYLVPKEGFRVLFVIGKGGVGKTTTSASIAVGLAERGYKTLIVSLDPAHNLGDVLMEKLNDKPKRILDNLYASELDMEKLIKAYLKHLEKNLKNMYRYLTVINLEKYFEVLSYSPGIEEYATLEAIREILSEGDKWDVIVFDTPPTGLTLRVLALPRISLIWADKLIDIRRKILQRRKAIAKIKGEEEYEIDGEKFKLPKDEAEDPVMRELLQYRREVEFVEKVITNPEKTSVVAVMNPEMLPLYETERAYGSLKKFNVPLRLIVVNKVIQLKEEVPELKVKMEAQKRVLEEVERKFRGIDVIKLPMFAEEPRGLDWLRRLGGMILEGGGS
- a CDS encoding carbon starvation protein A, whose protein sequence is MNSAVIILIAAAIYVGLYFSYGKALQNKVVRADPNRPTPAHKLYDGVDYVPANPVVLYGHHFASIAGAGPIVGPAVAMAWGWLPGLLWVWFGNVFIGAVHDYLALMSSVRYDGKSVQWIAGKLMSKRTSMAFELYVWFSLVLVVAAFGAVISGIFYSTPGAATASWLFMLVAVILGLLLYKWQIDFKLGTVIGILMLIGAIYVGFKYPIHASTHTWLIALGLYVIIASSLPVWILLQPRDYLNAYILWFGLILGGLAFIIVGIKGVGTFTAPAFTSWSANVVGGKPSPFWPTIPLVIACGALSGFHSIVGSGTTSKQLDNELHGLMVGYGGMFTEGFLSTLVISSIAVYGLQVFQTLKIPVTYDNWGSQYAIQVVSHKLKVGIFAKSYALGVHNAFGVSAEGAALFASLWVAAFALTTLDTATRLGRFAWQEIMEMAIGGIQAKIKEEEQKLRESKEKKESKLLGILKTLNNILEALKNKWVASLILVFFGIYMAWGGNWLIIWPAFSGMNQMLASIALMTASLWVAKVQNPKGTWKWAVIIPALFLWITVTAALIWFLVYVSIPKGQTWVSIITIVGLLLNLMLVIDWYVAWKKPAEEYAAMAS